From a single Oncorhynchus tshawytscha isolate Ot180627B linkage group LG29, Otsh_v2.0, whole genome shotgun sequence genomic region:
- the LOC112227635 gene encoding LOW QUALITY PROTEIN: cerebellin-2 (The sequence of the model RefSeq protein was modified relative to this genomic sequence to represent the inferred CDS: inserted 1 base in 1 codon) translates to MVVPARCPGPCAMLALSLLMGYGVVRCVAGQNDTEPIVLXGKCLVVCDSNPSSDGGVTSSLGISVRSAGAKVAFSAVRGTNHEPSDMSNTSMTIYFDQALVNIGNHFDLKASVFQAPRRGIYSFGFHVVKVYNRQTIQVNLMQNDYPIISAFAGDQDVTREAASNGVLLQLEREDRVYLKLERGTLMGGWKYSTFSGFLVFPL, encoded by the exons ATGGTGGTGCCAGCCCGCTGCCCGGGACCCTGTGCCATGCTGGCGCTCAGCCTTCTCATGGGATACGGCGTGGTGCGCTGCGTCGCCGGTCAGAACGACACGGAGCCCATCGTAC GAGGGAAGTGTCTGGTGGTCTGCGATTCCAACCCGTCCTCGGACGGCGGGGTGACTTCATCGCTCGGGATATCCGTCCGGTCGGCTGGCGCCAAGGTAGCTTTCTCCGCGGTGCGCGGGACGAATCACGAGCCCTCCGACATGAGCAACACGTCCATGACCATCTACTTTGACCAG GCTTTGGTGAACATCGGCAACCATTTCGATCTGAAAGCGAGTGTCTTCCAGGCGCCAAGGAGGGGCATATACAGCTTCGGTTTTCATGTGGTCAAGGTCTACAACAGACAGACCATACAG GTCAACCTGATGCAGAACGACTACCCGATCATATCAGCTTTCGCCGGTGACCAGGACGTCACTCGGGAGGCGGCCAGCAACGGCGTTCTTCTGCAGTTGGAGCGCGAGGACCGGGTGTATCTGAAGCTGGAACGGGGCACGCTCATGGGCGGATGGAAATATTCCACGTTCTCAGGCTTCCTTGTCTTTCCACTATAA